Part of the Amphiura filiformis chromosome 9, Afil_fr2py, whole genome shotgun sequence genome is shown below.
attcaggtaacccatttgaaattcacactccctgtgaggaagattaaggtcatgtcttccataggggtgtaatgaattcaactggaatgaccAATATCAGATATAAAACAAGTGATGAGTAGGAACTATTGACTGCTTTGCAAAACATTCCTTGTCGTTTGTCACTCATGTAGTCCTGAGGTAACAGACGAAACCGTGGCATCCAAGTTGCAAAAAGTGTTTATATATCTACATCAAGGGAACTATTTACGGGGTTACTGGTTATCCTTACTCAAAAATACTCATACTACTGTATtggctgtagaagtagtgatgtaatatgattaattaccatagtgataggtgaaaacaattttgagtgtattgccctgcactagatgtATGTTGTAAGGctgcatcgcaccattgattatcaaagaataggcataaagacctgcatcgtaattctttgaaaaattcaCATTATGCAGAGTCACATGTTTCACTCACTCTTGTATgattagtgtcttcgaaaagagctTACATGACAGGTGACGAGTGCATCCTacttctagtgcagggcaatacatttacaaattgttttcacctatcgctatggtaattaatcctgttacatcactacttctatgacGAATAGCGGGAATTTTTTGAAAGGGTTTTAATTTCGCAGTTAATTGCAGAActgcaaattaaaaaattttcaaaaaattatttttacctaTTCGTTTTAATGTGTAACTGTTTGTAATAACAAGTAGAAGAAACCGCCAAACAGATCTGAACAGTTTAAGtcgcaaaaaatcaatattgcaaaaatattatgGTTTACGGTTTCTCAATAAAGACACAACAAGAAGAGAAAGGTCATTTACCTGTCTTCTAAATGGTTCTGCACATCCCGCTTCTCCTGCATCAGCAATAAACCGTATCACGTCAGAGATGCTCCAATGCCATGGGTTCATGATGCCTACTGATGACTTGCTTGGAGAATGCTGACTGGCTGTCTGTAGTTCTGTGGACGAGTCGTCCGTCTTGCAGACAGGGGTATGTCTTCTTGGAACACTGCCAGCTGTTGGTGAGACATATCCCGGTGGAGGACTGTGGAAGCCCATGCGAACCGGAAAGCCACCCGGCTGTGCCATGTGATGGATTGGCACATTGCCTTGGAATTGTCCCTGCAACATGTGCTGCTGTTGTCCTGGATGCATTTGATGTTTTTCTGGTGTTTGACGATGATGTCCAGGGGACAGCGGATGCTGATGGTAGGAGGGTGGAACTTGATTTTGAGCTCCTGGAATTCCTCTTTGAAAGACTGGATTCTGAGGATGGATGCCGTTTGGACTTGGGTGAGGAGATTGAACAGGTGAAGATGCAGGATTGGAGACAGGAGACGGAAGCGAAGTAGGCATTCCGTGAGGAGATGGTGGCATTTGATGCGCCGATGGGTGTAACAGTGAGTGCAGTGGTGGGAGTCTTTGAGCTGGTACCCCTGTAGGGGAAGACTGCGGACTCGGCAGAGGACTTCGGTATGCAAATGGATTCCGATCAGGTGGCATCGATCCAAAAGGCATCTGAGACTGCGATGTTGCTGGATATCTTATCGGTGGGCTTAGCATGCCCCGTGGACTCGGCATAGGCTGAGGAGAAACCTGTGGCATCATTGCATGCGGACTGGTTGGCATGTTATGTGATTGAAGCATTTGGTTGGACTGCATTCTAGCTTGAGCTGCCATCATAAGCTGATTTGGTAGCATGCCTGCTGCTGCATGAGACCTTCCTTGCATCATCATGATCGGACTGGTTGGCCCTGGAGTTGGTGAAGTCTGTTGAAGTCTTGCTTGAAGTGTGGGACCCACTGGAGCCTGCGGACTTGGTACCATCATTGATTGTGGACTAGGAACCATCATAGAGTTACTACTTGAATGCACTGATTGAGGACTAGGAGGGGGCATTGAAGGGCTTGGAAGTGGCACAGAGGATGGACTACTAGGCAGCATTGACTTCGGACTTGGTACCGACTTTGGACTAGATGGTGGCAGCTTTGATTTTGGACTTGGTGGAGGAATCATCCCTTTAGGACTTGGTGCCATCATTGACTTTGGGCTTGCTGGTATCATTGAGTGCATCTGTGGATTTGGGGACTGTTGTGGACTCAGTGATGGTAAAGATGCTTGAGGATTCGGAGACATCATTGGCTGTCCATGGCGAGGACTTGTTAACCTCCGCTCAACTGCATGAGACTGCATCATAGTAGCAGCGGAAGATGAAGGCATTCCAGGGATACGaagctgctgctgttgttgctgctgctgttgcaacTGCTGTTGCTGCAATTGTTGTTGCTGCAATTGTTGTTGCTGCAACTGCTGTTGCTGCAACTGCTGTTGCTGTAATTGTTGTTGCTGCAGCTGTTGCTGTTGTTGGGCTGAATTCACCATTGCATGCTGTGGTCCAGGGAATCTCATGTGAGTAGGTGGTCGCCTGAGCTCGACTAATGGAGGCATTGGAGGTCTTTGAGCGGCCTGTGCATTCTGTGCCATCTGCATTCGTGatctggagctgctggagctctCGAAATTTTTCTTGCATTATCGCAGCAGCTCTTTGCCGCTGATAAAGTTGCTCTGGTGGTGCTACCTGATGGGCATGGTCGTGCAAAATACTAGAGACTATGTGCTGCTGAGTGCGTTCAAGCTCTAGAAGCGTATCATTATTTGCTTTGTTCCCAGGAGAAAGCATCTCTTGCATCATTTCCAGACTCATTCCATTCGCCAGAAACTTCTGGGCCTCCATCGGCACGTTAGACGATGGAAGACTATTACTACGACCCTCGGCACTGGCTTGGTATTTGGATTAGCAGCTTTCTTCTTCTTCGGTTTTGGCTTTGGTTTAGGCTTTGCCTTGGCTTTACTCGTAGTTGTTTTCTTTGAACTTGCTGTTGCTGCGGCTCCTTCCACTGAATCCGTTTCAGAGTTGGGCAAGAATTGGTACACATCCTCAGTGACAGGTGTTTGTTCAACTGGTTTTGCTCCTCTACGATACATCCCCATATCCATGCTGCGTGATCTTTGCTCAACTCGATTACTGGGTTTATGTAATAAATTGGGGTCGATGCAATTCTGAAGAATATCATCGTCCATGAATTCAAAACTTTGCATCGCTGCCTGATTCACCACTCCTGGGCTGATTAGTCCATTGTCTCTATTTTCAGGCTTGAGAGTAGACTGAGACACTGCATGCCTCTCAACCTTTATACTACTTAATACTTTTTGTTCAAATGGTTTTTGCACTGATTTCTGAGTTTCTCCAAATGTTTGTGATACTAACAATGATTTGTTACTTTCATTTCTAGTTTCACTGACAGCAGCAGCAGTTGTCAGTAATGATCCCGTTGCTGCAGATCCTGCAGCAGATTGCGCTACCGATGTAGGACTCTGTAACATGCTGTGCACTACAGTCTCTGTTCTTGGACTTTCCAGCCCAACACTGCTGGAACTTGCCCCAGCAACATAGAATCCATTGACCATGTTATTTGGATCTATCTTGGATAAATCAAGCGAACCGGGTCTCTTTAAAAGTTCTGCTAAATGACTAGTTTTTGGCCTCGGAGGAAACAAAAGCTTCTTCTTCTCCTTAGGTTTCCCCCCTCCTTCTTTTTTGCACTTGCCCTCTTTCTTTGAGCTCTTCTTGCTTGATTCTTTATCCTTGATCAATGTTTTCTTTGGTTTCGGTTTGGAATTCTTCTCCGATTTTGATTTGGTTGCCTTCAGAGACTGGGCAAGCTGTAGGAGAAAGGCATCTTGCAATTTATTGGTATCCGGAATGGGATCTGGTTCCGCTCACCAGCTGGTATCAAAGGGGCATTTCATTGAGTGTATATCCAGATGTAGTATCAGCTGCCTGTGGCAAAGGCACATCTTGCATCTTATTAAGGGTAGGCGGAGTCAACTCGGATTTTGGTGTAGATTCTTGTGGTATTGTAACAGTAATATCTTGAGGATTTGATTTCTGAAGCAGATGTGAATGGGTAACTGAAGATGGTGATTGCTGCCTTATGTGAGGTAACACTGGACTTTCTAAGACCGGTTTAAAAGAGTTTATAAACGGCGATTGGACATTCAAGGTTGCAGATGATATTGTAACAATTGGAGGTAACTTTGCATTGTCCGATTGCACGCTATTTTGATCCGCAGATTCCGACTGTGCAACATTATTTTGAGATTTGGCAGCGTGTAATTTTGCATAACGTTCAGCTTCTTTATTCATTGCAGCAAATATGCTGTCCAGTATGCTAGCCTCGCTTTTGGAGAGAGACCCTTTATTCTTTTTGGAtgatttggactttttatgttttttaggAGGCGGTGTGGCAACTTCGCTTTTAAGAGATACTGGAGATGCTTGAGGCGTCAACGATGAGGGATTAACATTAATGGTAGTTAGAAGATGTTTCAACTCCGATTCCGAGGTTATCTTCATTTCTATCATACTCTCGGGCTTGCCGTTATgcttgtggtggtggtggtgatgatgatgatgatggtgatgattctTGTGATGTTTTGAGgatttcttctctttcttttccttcttctctttcttgtTGACTTGAGGTGTTTTTACTGGTGGTTTTAGGAGCTCTTGGTAGCCTGACACACCTTcatcatcagaaaatgaatagatTGAATCAAGGTTGGCTGCTTCTGATGGTGGTTTGGATATGGCGAAGTTCGCAAATGATATGCTCAAAGACCGCCCTAAAAGAAAGTGATCAAATTTAGAATATGTTAGAAaaaatcattaatattcatgacatATTCACAAGTCAAATTTTCcatattaggccaagaaaaaaaaattgtttgcttgccctcaattgaattttaacaattgggtcggtctgtcgggattttttttttttttttctttttttttttttttaattactaggaaattctaatgtttgtattaattaaggctcaaaatatgaaaaatcagataattttggtgtcaaaatgaatcaactaatattagaaaacaactaaaatgttgaacacaagctctaaaatacattttttttacatcttcagaatgcaaaaatttgaaaagaaaaaaaaactttttcaggaatttccaaaaatagggtcggtattcttttgtacagtaaatttccaaaattagggtcggtcggttgagggcaagcaaacaactttttttttttggccttacccaTGTACTTCTCACACCCGCACGCATGCTTAATGTTCTGCATGAAACATCCCATGACACACATATACTTCACGTACGGCATTGTTGCTCCAAAGTTTACCAACAAGTCAGAGGATATGGAATGTGGCactcagggttgtagctaggatattttcaGTGCTaattggcatttgatgaaaatcttgcgtATTTGGCAatttgcagacctgccaacctaccaaagtcagaatgagggacattgaggccaaaaccttgtacatgtacacaaaccaggtaccgacaaattcaaagacttgaggtgtgcaatactttcagaattctgggaaggttttgcaggtctaaatttatcacaatagactaaagagaatgctacagcaacattttaaagtgaaatttgcatcattttctgctgttcttacatttaaatttgccatcactgaaattttcaaaaagtaaggactgtccctcattttcactttggaaaaccccaaatgagggacagttggcagctccaacaaaacctggaaaaagtcgccagacatgtttttgagttataggcctttacagatgacattcccataatcaaattttggaattcttaaattcacagtatttgactgtgggacaaaatggactttcaaatccttgaaagtacttattaaaaaagaggttcatttaatcaataaataatagTTGAACTATTATAATCCCTTATTGAACATCCACAAAattgaaacgtccacagtgagtactgtttattggactagaaataagaaAATTCTACTATTATATTTATCCCTATTCAATCcggtgtaaggcaggaaactaattgacccattactcagaatagcaatttgacaaaaatatcaaggtatcatttacaaaattatccatatcttgaaaagtattgatgctatttatataattttggtatcattttaaagcttattatcttgtgcttacatttttattcaaatcatgaaatgtcaaaaatgcgacttgttcctggttttgtcacatACATCTACTTTAAGcaaattttaaattaacaatacAAGCACAACTTGACATAAGTGTgcaacatgtacaaaataatctATACAGTCGTTTGAAAATCAGtacacttatttatttatttattatttatttggcaaaattgacaacaatacagaaaataacaaatatgcaatcaatcatcatcacaagaaacacacaaccaagtcaatgagccaggataacccattaagttggctaaatatgccaacttatttccaatggggtccaaaaTTGTGCCTCAAATTTGTGGATTAAATCAAAAACCATGTTATAAAACTTTATTAAAGAGTATCAATAGCCAATACATTacgtactgaagataacacttactCTTTTTGTTATCAGGCCTTAATCCTGGCGATATCTTGATCTTCTTTCCATTATGCTTGAACACAGGCACAGGTGCAGTGTAATCCAACATGGCTGCAATGTTAACAGAGAATGTAATAATTAATCAATTTGTGCTGCAAACACGCTGTAACTATACATTTTAAGGGAACTCGTGATTACCTTTCTCATATTATCAGGTTCATCACATAATGACATATCGTAAGCAAAAGTGCATTTCAgagaaaagcaagtttgaaaaaaTGCCCATTTGTAATAGGGTTGTGTTGTTGTATGTTTGCACTTCAAATTCACTGCATGAAAACTGTTCCAAAGTGTTCAATAAATGCtggcatttatacagcgccttttacaagtaccaaagcgctttacatttattctgctgccgttagaatatgtcagcttccATACAatacccaaggcatgctcatacctttgggcgcaCTCAATGGACAATATGCATAACAGCTCCccccgggggtgccagttgaaccgtcaatgaagtcatcaccgaccaaaatttcgcggtaaaagggtatcttttaaGCATAGGCTACGCCCCGCGGGACGCtaaaagggtctcaattttggtgttttctggaaaaaagggtacctttttacaatagatatgtcggcgttttgggttcatgaaaatcaaagtccagcatttgacgtcagccgctgttttcgctcctgattgtaaacaacttcttacttccgggtctgtaagtgtaatatattagtcttgtgcccggtcttgtaccatgattaaaactcagtgatgtttgtgcatgctgccgaaGCGGGCTGCGTGAGAGACGGGCGTAGAGACTacgaattttgtacaaggtaGGCCCtacagatactgtgtaatcggaatggattacgacatacgtttgactgctgaaccagatatgacaggaaccatgccttttggaaatcgtgaagtgacatttgccatcgctgtttgtcacccgcgcaaaatgattgcagcttgtttgttgtgtatgaccacaattttgtgttaaggatgatattccaggctatttcatattataacagaaattgtatgtaaagggattggaaatacactaggtaaatattgctttctaccttcgtcagtgaaaagggtcattgggacatgtaaggtcagtgatatgggtacctttgtttgcaccatggctgtggtcagtgatttgggtatcctttttcatagcaggtcagtggtaagggttacctttcagcccttgggcatgtcagtgttttgggtgaaaaataaaagtgtctggtcagtgatgacaacatgcaatggtatatgagtggcacccccgggcaGCTCCCCATTTCAATCCTGGGTTGAGACAGGCAAGCGAgttaaagcaccttgcccaagtgcacaacacgatggcaccaccgGCTCCGTCGTGCCCCTGCTAACTTGTACTACTTTACTTGTAATTATGGCACAACTGCGTAATACCCTCTGCATCTTATGTGTTACAGTGTGCTTTATCCTGTCAAATGTATAGTGCGatgggtataccagaattattccatcACTTTAGAGAATAGCAACTCACAATTCATTCTTGGTGGTTGCAACGGATATCCAACCATCTCACACCATCCTACTGGGTAGATATCTGGTGACTGACAATCTATCCACTGGTCATACGATGAATCCCAGCCATCAAAATGCACTCTTAATAAGGGACCTGCCATCTTCACTATAGTAGCAGCGCAAATCAGACCTGATTCTATCAAGTCTACAGCCTCTAGCTTTTGACCCGCTTTGAAGCCAGGGTTGGTAGTTTTCTGTGGGAGGAAAAAATACAACCGTACAGTCAGAATAGTCTTCATAAAGTTCAAAATGGGGGTCTcccgtaaggccaaaaaaaaaaaagttgtttgtttgtcctccaccgcccgctcctcagatgaaggcctgaccaatatttttttttttcaattttttttttttataaaaataagtaaaattcaattttttttccagatttggagtatctctggacctctttcatggttgaaaattaaaaaaagtccaccaaatcattaaaagactatgacatgaacacaaattataactttaactgcatattaaagaaacaaaatgttggttttttttaagtcaccatgaatgattgtagcatttagctctagcaaggtccagaaatacgccaaatccgaaaaaaaaaaaaattaaaaaaaaaaaaaatccgtcctctttcaaagctgtggaggacaaacaaacaattatttttttttggcctaatcactCAATATGGTTTCTGATCAACTGagtacataacacaaaatttcAGATTACTCAATCACTGGCTGTGACAAACTTTTCTATGTACAAGCTATGCTGAGTTCATGGAACCAATATTTGTCTTCATAGAATCATAAGGCAATGCACTCTCATGGTTCATGACTCATCTGCCCCGTTCCATGTAtaaatttcatacactcttagatggTGAGAACCAAGCAGAAGAAACATTAGAAAAATGCTAGGAGTGtgttgattgtgtataatgcacaGGTGCGCACTATGTGCAGTGTTTTCAGACGCATTCATTTttctgatgcatttatatttgtttgcatttccaacatttttactgacaattttgtaataaatatagcaaaaaacacaatttttttctgaaatgggtTAATAAATGCAGatcacttgttgcttgagaatGCTTGATATGTCTAATACCTTCCCGACGcttcaacatctcagtacgcatgcattattttgtaaaatgtcaCTTCCAACAAgtgaaatgtatttattaaccTGCATATACACATGGTCCTATCAttatattttttcataaaatataaTACCTTAgcacaggccttctcaactagtttatttgaagtgccaactggaaaattttagtgatcatgaagtgccaacatgtcacGGGAGGACTCTGCGAGGTAGCGCGTATGCATAGCGGTTAAGGTGCAGTGGTGTTTTATCGGGTTCCAGGGCAGCGCCTCCGAAgctcatggattttaaggtttttaaaggcccagattgggtattttcacctcttttttgttcaagatttatgtgaaaaaattattaaaattaccgtgcgccacttcgactgactccaagcgccacaagtggcgcgcgcgccgccggTTGAGAAGGCCTGCCTTAGCATATGGCTGACAAAATGTGGGAGTACCCGtattattaactctcttcacgcgggtgtcgactgcagacgacatgtttcaaattttttttaaa
Proteins encoded:
- the LOC140160473 gene encoding uncharacterized protein; this translates as MDPRSSEPDWDSMDEDEGLAPRLFGRQKSLVDEGMKGVADPLLSQEPASVLPSYASLMDTDVGQDFSEDKLMNSGNLYSLYLLNSDSTVDDFSLTNGFASPLIPEDQGVRIKKEISDDEEEIDVENDTCKNEAAAVSPRKRKASSVSSPPQENGQKPSDALFEGMPFYELQGKEFGPCAYCNMWRTIRYMSYCGRYPFCSVNCTKKFTVYKREQGELLEKVHEDDKPVMKLKVPTLFEEHKPRPLFPPTHKLSENGSKSPCNGIHGNVKPDSSLNFDWPSYIEEQDTEAASVKCFHHAALSKEWKANLIGALVEVQNREPGDPKDSFWVARIIKVAGYKAKLRFEGYGMDNNHDFWAHLCKTECYAINGAVKAGMKLKPPKGVMERLGDKWLEHLARISHSGSPTYSTPTDKLKESFNMSFKKDMKLEVVYKRQVSSTCVATVKNVVGDRIHVQYDNCKDPSKDFWFHRMSPLIHPVGWSQRVGHPLVATAAYKSEALDKGRQRRGGPHDAPWDIFHFPQPVKQDQSFRVGMKLEVIDPLKLSHICIGTVMRVLDEGYLMIGVDGCLADQNSWFCYHSNSSSLLPVGFCEYHHIDLVPPKDFQGHFDWDDYLRNTTSVAAPVELFHQKTTNPGFKAGQKLEAVDLIESGLICAATIVKMAGPLLRVHFDGWDSSYDQWIDCQSPDIYPVGWCEMVGYPLQPPRMNSMLDYTAPVPVFKHNGKKIKISPGLRPDNKKRRSLSISFANFAISKPPSEAANLDSIYSFSDDEGVSGYQELLKPPVKTPQVNKKEKKEKKEKKSSKHHKNHHHHHHHHHHHHKHNGKPESMIEMKITSESELKHLLTTINVNPSSLTPQASPVSLKSEVATPPPKKHKKSKSSKKNKGSLSKSEASILDSIFAAMNKEAERYAKLHAAKSQNNVAQSESADQNSVQSDNAKLPPIVTISSATLNVQSPFINSFKPVLESPVLPHIRQQSPSSVTHSHLLQKSNPQDITVTIPQESTPKSELTPPTLNKMQDVPLPQAADTTSGYTLNELAQSLKATKSKSEKNSKPKPKKTLIKDKESSKKSSKKEGKCKKEGGGKPKEKKKLLFPPRPKTSHLAELLKRPGSLDLSKIDPNNMVNGFYVAGASSSSVGLESPRTETVVHSMLQSPTSVAQSAAGSAATGSLLTTAAAVSETRNESNKSLLVSQTFGETQKSVQKPFEQKVLSSIKVERHAVSQSTLKPENRDNGLISPGVVNQAAMQSFEFMDDDILQNCIDPNLLHKPSNRVEQRSRSMDMGMYRRGAKPVEQTPVTEDVYQFLPNSETDSVEGAAATASSKKTTTSKAKAKPKPKPKPKKKKAANPNTKPVPRVVMAQNAQAAQRPPMPPLVELRRPPTHMRFPGPQHAMVNSAQQQQQLQQQQLQQQQLQQQQLQQQQLQQQQLQQQQLQQQQQQQQQLRIPGMPSSSAATMMQSHAVERRLTSPRHGQPMMSPNPQASLPSLSPQQSPNPQMHSMIPASPKSMMAPSPKGMIPPPSPKSKLPPSSPKSVPSPKSMLPSSPSSVPLPSPSMPPPSPQSVHSSSNSMMVPSPQSMMVPSPQAPVGPTLQARLQQTSPTPGPTSPIMMMQGRSHAAAGMLPNQLMMAAQARMQSNQMLQSHNMPTSPHAMMPQVSPQPMPSPRGMLSPPIRYPATSQSQMPFGSMPPDRNPFAYRSPLPSPQSSPTGVPAQRLPPLHSLLHPSAHQMPPSPHGMPTSLPSPVSNPASSPVQSPHPSPNGIHPQNPVFQRGIPGAQNQVPPSYHQHPLSPGHHRQTPEKHQMHPGQQQHMLQGQFQGNVPIHHMAQPGGFPVRMGFHSPPPGYVSPTAGSVPRRHTPVCKTDDSSTELQTASQHSPSKSSVGIMNPWHWSISDVIRFIADAGEAGCAEPFRRQKIDGPKFMSLSKDQLANLTGMKVAPSLKIYQQIVRLRSMFPRSEQANNQQ